One genomic window of uncultured Erythrobacter sp. includes the following:
- a CDS encoding EAL domain-containing protein, with amino-acid sequence MSDGEKIAMLDQLEQSGLGWFWASDADGNLTYLSAAIAERLDVPLDELIGQLLSTTFAPIEGEGRTKSLSLMLGARKAFSGFAVRAAKRPEGAVLRLAGQPAFNGKKFAGFRGTGADITDEYHREEETARLAKFDSLTGLSNRHRMAQMIDGTLTAFKQAKRNCAIMMLDLDRFKQVNDTLGHAAGDELLKQVSDRLQRSIERECEIGRLGGDEFQVMIPDLDDRGELGEIAMKIIDMLKQPYSLDDGRCVIGASVGIAIAPHDGVTRDEVVRSADLALYAAKNGGRGQYRFFSGELENEAIFRRRLEEDLGEAVREDQLFLKYQPMVDAKTKGVCALEAHICWMHSQRGEIDEQEFASILDGASQVIEVGNWAIAEACRQASDWPESVRVAVNVPVPLFGSSDFVDQVAAALQNADMAANRLELEISEAVFFGDTNSVDRTLAQLFKLGVRLTLDEFGSGYSSLAYLRRAPFDSIKIDENLIEEAERREGDELGLIKAIVALAGALEMDTIANGIESSALLSSLEECHVRFVQGPLFAEPMKRDVVETELIGDAWKIEPSGDRTKRARRRTVFRKIQVIHDDHSYEVTLRNLSKTGALIQGLADVPKGTQFVVDLGGGQLAVATVIRTNGDTQGLEFEQQLIDDGSGGLCTRNRVSPYALASAGAPLAALSQGDYKAMPGGMLGQGGSIPQFGYANTVNSEAA; translated from the coding sequence ATGAGCGATGGTGAAAAAATCGCCATGCTCGATCAACTCGAACAGTCCGGTCTTGGTTGGTTCTGGGCGAGCGACGCCGACGGAAACCTAACCTATCTGAGCGCCGCGATTGCCGAACGGCTCGACGTGCCTCTGGACGAATTAATCGGACAACTGCTTTCGACAACGTTTGCTCCGATTGAAGGCGAAGGCCGCACCAAGTCGCTCTCGCTCATGCTCGGCGCTCGCAAGGCGTTCTCAGGCTTTGCAGTGCGCGCGGCAAAGCGCCCTGAAGGCGCAGTGCTGCGGCTCGCAGGACAGCCGGCTTTCAACGGCAAGAAGTTTGCCGGCTTTCGAGGCACGGGCGCTGACATTACCGATGAATATCACCGCGAAGAAGAAACGGCGCGGCTGGCGAAATTCGACTCTTTGACAGGCCTCTCGAACCGCCATCGCATGGCGCAGATGATCGACGGCACACTGACGGCCTTCAAGCAGGCCAAGCGCAACTGCGCGATCATGATGCTCGATCTGGACCGGTTCAAACAGGTCAACGACACGCTTGGACATGCGGCTGGCGATGAGCTTCTCAAACAGGTATCGGACAGGCTGCAGCGTTCGATTGAGCGCGAGTGTGAGATCGGCCGTTTGGGCGGTGATGAGTTTCAGGTGATGATCCCCGACCTCGACGATCGCGGCGAGCTCGGTGAGATCGCGATGAAGATCATCGACATGCTCAAACAACCATATTCGCTCGACGACGGGCGCTGCGTAATCGGAGCGTCGGTTGGGATTGCGATTGCTCCCCATGACGGTGTGACCCGTGACGAAGTCGTGCGTTCGGCGGACCTCGCGCTTTATGCAGCAAAGAATGGCGGGCGCGGGCAGTACCGCTTCTTTTCGGGCGAACTGGAGAACGAAGCGATTTTCCGCCGTAGGCTCGAAGAAGACCTGGGCGAGGCCGTGCGCGAGGATCAACTGTTCCTCAAGTATCAGCCCATGGTCGATGCCAAAACCAAAGGGGTTTGCGCACTCGAAGCGCATATTTGCTGGATGCATTCGCAGCGCGGCGAGATTGATGAACAGGAGTTTGCTTCGATCCTCGACGGCGCTAGCCAGGTTATCGAAGTCGGAAATTGGGCGATTGCGGAAGCGTGCCGTCAAGCCTCCGATTGGCCTGAAAGTGTGCGGGTCGCGGTTAATGTACCGGTGCCACTGTTCGGTTCCAGCGACTTCGTCGACCAGGTCGCTGCCGCCCTACAGAATGCGGATATGGCAGCCAACCGGCTCGAGTTGGAAATCAGCGAGGCGGTGTTCTTTGGCGACACGAACTCGGTCGACCGCACGCTCGCTCAATTGTTCAAGCTGGGTGTTCGCTTGACTCTCGATGAGTTCGGCAGCGGCTATTCTTCACTCGCTTACCTGCGCCGCGCACCTTTTGACTCGATCAAGATCGATGAAAACCTGATCGAGGAAGCCGAGCGACGGGAAGGCGACGAACTCGGCCTGATCAAGGCTATTGTTGCCTTGGCTGGCGCGCTCGAAATGGACACGATCGCTAACGGGATCGAGAGTAGCGCGTTGCTGTCCTCCCTTGAGGAGTGCCATGTTCGCTTCGTCCAGGGGCCGCTCTTTGCTGAGCCCATGAAGCGCGACGTCGTCGAGACGGAACTGATTGGCGATGCCTGGAAAATCGAGCCAAGCGGTGATCGCACCAAGCGCGCCCGCCGCCGGACCGTGTTCCGCAAGATCCAGGTGATCCATGATGATCACTCGTATGAGGTCACGCTGCGCAACCTGTCCAAAACCGGCGCTCTTATACAGGGCCTCGCCGATGTACCGAAAGGTACGCAGTTCGTCGTTGATCTCGGAGGAGGGCAGCTTGCTGTAGCGACCGTGATCCGTACAAATGGCGACACGCAAGGCCTCGAATTCGAACAGCAATTGATCGACGATGGATCGGGAGGTCTCTGCACCCGCAACCGCGTTTCACCCTACGCGCTGGCTTCGGCTGGCGCTCCGCTCGCCGCGCTTTCACAGGGTGATTACAAGGCGATGCCGGGCGGCATGCTGGGGCAGGGCGGTAGCATCCCGCAGTTCGGCTACGCAAACACGGTCAACTCCGAAGCAGCCTGA
- a CDS encoding EAL domain-containing protein, with protein MSGRAVRKLVKENSGSGETEQRTVVPVRQSAKSDPKSDARASNDRRAANRLENSPAPIAPPPDGGLRPEYQFYLPRQPRAMALFLLVAYGLAAGVSQTVPLGLARVAGLASVVILALGSTLAQIERRAGTPDIVRQILVVIGIILPMACAGYLIAAWVQAGLAWQWAVATIICINAASAALFGMRIVSLFTAKISVWAAFSLVLPSPLTVSAVIGAALTLMLVARIEWKAAEKKRIQTEARERVAARAEDILRSFEETGQGWFWETDRRGQISYISPSAAEVLGRTPEEMLGNPLSEIVDPNQGTADAERTLAFHLSARSAFHDVELRAASGEQERWWSLTGRPVYDSFKNFCGFRGHGSDLTEKRRSEQQVSRLAHFDSLTGLANRVQMGQALEQILAAPRDRDRVCSVLLLDLDRFKHVNDTLGHPAGDALLKQVAQRLEVAVNGQGRCGRLGGDEFEVLVPGHVKREQLANLANEIIASLSQPYSIDGQSVVIGASLGVAIAPEHGSTTDDLIRNVDLALYAAKDAGRGCHRFYAEDLHSAAEERAELEQDLREAIVRGDLHLYYQPVVYAATEKIVGFEALMRWKHHKRGWISPGKFVPIAEDAGLIDQMGQWALRTACADLATWPESIRCAVNVSPLQFSNPELPTIVANALAHAGVSPERLELEITESVFLNDSQGTDAMFKALKRVGVRLALDDFGTGYSSLGYLKKAPFDKIKIDQSFVRGATEDGSRNGAIISSITSLAEALNMDTTAEGVETLDELELIRLLGCSHVQGYIYFKPMAAEDASAVVAGDLAAEASGPKAARSPRQVLLRRVMVVYAGNRLNATVRNISEGGSMVEGLWNIPPGSTIEIEFAAGKSVTAQVRWSRENRSGVEFTMPLKRRADGTFAVLRGNPEKMAFSNG; from the coding sequence ATGAGCGGTCGAGCAGTCAGGAAATTGGTAAAAGAGAACTCCGGTTCCGGTGAAACGGAACAGCGGACGGTTGTTCCTGTTCGTCAATCCGCCAAATCAGACCCGAAGTCTGATGCTCGCGCCAGCAATGACCGCCGCGCCGCCAATCGCCTGGAGAACTCCCCCGCGCCGATAGCGCCACCGCCCGATGGCGGATTGCGCCCCGAGTACCAATTCTACCTGCCGCGTCAGCCGCGTGCCATGGCGCTGTTTCTCCTTGTTGCGTATGGCCTTGCGGCAGGTGTTTCGCAGACTGTTCCGTTAGGCTTGGCGCGTGTCGCAGGTCTCGCGTCGGTCGTAATTCTGGCGCTTGGTTCCACGCTTGCCCAGATCGAACGCCGTGCTGGCACGCCGGATATAGTGCGACAGATTTTGGTGGTCATCGGGATCATCCTGCCGATGGCCTGCGCAGGTTACTTGATTGCTGCCTGGGTTCAGGCTGGACTTGCCTGGCAGTGGGCCGTTGCCACCATCATCTGCATCAACGCCGCATCTGCCGCCTTGTTCGGCATGCGAATTGTTTCGCTCTTTACCGCGAAGATCTCGGTTTGGGCCGCGTTCTCCTTGGTCCTACCCAGCCCGCTGACTGTCTCAGCCGTAATAGGCGCTGCGTTGACCCTTATGTTGGTGGCTAGGATTGAATGGAAGGCCGCAGAGAAGAAGCGCATCCAAACCGAAGCCCGCGAGCGTGTGGCGGCTCGCGCTGAAGACATCCTGCGGAGCTTTGAAGAGACTGGGCAGGGATGGTTTTGGGAGACCGATCGCCGTGGTCAGATCAGCTACATCTCACCCTCAGCAGCCGAAGTGTTGGGCCGCACGCCAGAAGAAATGCTGGGCAACCCGCTAAGCGAGATTGTCGATCCCAATCAAGGCACCGCCGACGCCGAGCGGACGCTTGCATTCCACCTGTCCGCTCGATCCGCTTTTCACGATGTGGAATTGCGCGCGGCGTCTGGTGAGCAAGAGCGCTGGTGGTCACTAACCGGGCGACCGGTCTACGACTCTTTCAAGAACTTCTGCGGCTTTCGCGGACACGGTTCCGACCTGACCGAAAAACGCCGCAGCGAACAGCAGGTTTCTCGCCTTGCACACTTCGACTCGCTTACAGGTCTCGCCAACCGCGTGCAGATGGGCCAGGCGCTGGAACAGATCCTAGCGGCACCGCGTGATCGTGATCGCGTGTGTTCAGTTCTACTGCTGGATCTCGACCGATTCAAACACGTCAACGATACGTTGGGCCATCCGGCGGGCGACGCCTTGCTCAAGCAAGTGGCCCAACGACTGGAAGTTGCCGTCAACGGGCAGGGGCGCTGTGGCCGACTGGGCGGTGACGAGTTCGAGGTGCTTGTGCCCGGCCACGTCAAGCGCGAGCAACTCGCGAACCTCGCCAACGAAATTATCGCCTCGCTTTCGCAGCCATACTCGATCGATGGTCAAAGCGTTGTAATTGGCGCTTCATTAGGGGTCGCGATCGCTCCGGAACACGGTTCGACAACCGATGATCTGATCCGCAATGTCGACCTCGCACTCTACGCGGCCAAGGATGCCGGGCGCGGTTGCCATCGGTTCTACGCGGAAGACCTGCATTCCGCCGCAGAAGAGCGCGCGGAACTGGAGCAGGACCTGCGCGAAGCGATCGTTCGCGGGGACCTGCATCTCTACTATCAACCCGTCGTCTACGCCGCGACCGAGAAGATCGTCGGCTTCGAAGCGCTGATGCGCTGGAAACACCACAAGCGCGGGTGGATTTCACCAGGCAAATTCGTCCCTATCGCCGAGGATGCAGGCCTGATCGACCAAATGGGTCAATGGGCACTGCGCACCGCATGCGCCGACCTAGCGACGTGGCCGGAATCGATCCGCTGCGCGGTCAACGTATCGCCTTTGCAGTTCTCAAACCCCGAACTGCCCACCATCGTTGCAAATGCACTCGCGCATGCTGGTGTCAGCCCTGAGCGACTAGAGCTCGAAATCACCGAAAGTGTGTTCCTGAATGACAGCCAGGGCACAGATGCGATGTTCAAGGCGCTGAAACGCGTTGGCGTGCGCCTGGCGCTCGATGATTTCGGTACAGGCTATTCCTCGCTCGGCTATTTGAAAAAGGCGCCGTTCGACAAGATCAAGATCGACCAGAGCTTCGTTCGGGGTGCGACCGAAGATGGCAGCCGCAATGGAGCGATCATCTCCTCGATCACCAGTCTGGCCGAAGCGCTCAACATGGATACGACCGCTGAAGGCGTGGAAACACTCGATGAGCTCGAGCTGATCCGACTGCTTGGTTGCAGCCACGTCCAAGGCTACATTTATTTCAAACCGATGGCCGCAGAGGACGCAAGCGCGGTTGTTGCGGGAGACCTCGCTGCCGAAGCCAGCGGTCCGAAGGCTGCTCGTTCGCCTCGTCAGGTGCTCCTGCGCCGGGTGATGGTGGTCTATGCTGGCAACCGGTTGAACGCTACGGTGCGCAACATTTCCGAAGGCGGTTCCATGGTCGAAGGGCTTTGGAATATTCCGCCGGGCAGTACGATCGAAATCGAATTCGCAGCGGGCAAGAGTGTGACCGCTCAAGTCCGTTGGTCGCGGGAAAACCGCTCTGGTGTCGAGTTCACCATGCCTCTCAAACGCCGGGCGGATGGCACTTTCGCGGTTCTTCGCGGCAATCCAGAGAAGATGGCCTTTTCAAACGGGTAG
- a CDS encoding alpha/beta fold hydrolase, with amino-acid sequence MADGTVKLENEAAQSTNALGPLIGVAREDFVSAVALLLRETASDPSRAFRHAQSFGEDMVKIMTGKSELAPDPKDKRFQDPAWQFNPFFRAGAQYYLAVQKGMRSWLEELELDELERNRANFIANIILDGLAPTNTLAGNPIAQKQIINSGGLSLIKGLQNAYNDLVHNKGMVSQVDKRPFKLGENIATSKGSVVHRTEMYELVQYAPTTDDVYEIPQLTVPPQINKMYINDLSPEKSIIKWQVDNGLQTFVISWRNPSKDQGHWDMADYIASCEDALEVVSEITGSKKVNVSAGCSGGQTASVLASKLAATNNDVLGTLTLMVCVLHPKQTDIEAASLVSENGTQLARQRAAKAGVIKADDLARGFAWLRPNDLIWNYVINNYLLGMDPPAFDVLYWNADATNLSASLMGDFLTLFETLAFTKQGEVEMADHMVDLSKITSDLFILGGVTDHITPWKATYRSTQLFGSKDVTYVLSQSGHMQAILNPPGNPKAKYFVQKKKGKLPATADEWLQGTEEVKGSWWPYWMEWIQKRSGNKQPAPAELGSKAHSPTDPAPGLYVVEEV; translated from the coding sequence ATGGCTGACGGCACCGTAAAGCTCGAGAACGAAGCGGCACAATCTACCAACGCACTGGGTCCATTAATCGGCGTGGCGCGTGAGGATTTCGTGAGCGCCGTTGCGCTGCTGTTGCGCGAGACGGCAAGTGACCCGAGCCGTGCGTTCCGCCACGCGCAATCTTTTGGCGAAGACATGGTCAAGATCATGACCGGCAAGAGCGAACTTGCGCCTGATCCCAAAGACAAACGTTTTCAGGATCCGGCCTGGCAATTCAACCCGTTTTTCCGCGCCGGTGCGCAGTATTATCTCGCCGTGCAGAAGGGTATGCGCAGCTGGCTCGAAGAGCTTGAACTGGACGAACTGGAACGCAATCGTGCGAACTTCATCGCCAATATCATCCTCGATGGCCTAGCCCCGACGAACACACTAGCGGGCAATCCGATTGCGCAGAAGCAGATCATTAATTCGGGTGGTCTTTCGCTGATCAAGGGCCTGCAAAACGCCTACAACGATCTGGTCCATAACAAGGGCATGGTTAGCCAGGTCGACAAGCGTCCGTTCAAGCTGGGCGAGAACATTGCGACGTCGAAAGGTTCCGTGGTCCACCGCACAGAAATGTACGAGTTGGTCCAGTACGCTCCGACGACCGATGATGTTTACGAAATCCCCCAACTGACGGTCCCGCCGCAGATCAACAAGATGTATATCAACGACCTCTCTCCGGAGAAGTCGATCATCAAATGGCAGGTCGACAACGGGCTGCAAACCTTCGTGATTTCCTGGCGCAATCCGTCGAAGGATCAGGGCCATTGGGACATGGCCGACTACATCGCATCGTGCGAGGATGCTCTCGAGGTTGTCTCTGAGATTACCGGCTCGAAAAAGGTTAATGTTTCAGCCGGTTGTTCGGGTGGGCAGACGGCGTCTGTGCTTGCATCGAAGCTCGCAGCGACAAACAATGACGTCCTGGGCACACTCACTTTGATGGTCTGCGTTCTGCACCCCAAACAGACCGATATCGAAGCCGCGTCTCTCGTCAGTGAAAACGGGACGCAGCTTGCACGTCAAAGGGCAGCCAAGGCCGGCGTGATCAAGGCCGACGATCTGGCGCGCGGCTTCGCATGGCTTCGCCCCAATGATCTGATCTGGAACTATGTGATCAACAATTACCTGCTCGGCATGGATCCGCCCGCGTTCGATGTGCTGTACTGGAATGCCGATGCGACCAACCTTTCGGCCAGTCTCATGGGTGACTTCCTGACACTGTTCGAAACGCTTGCCTTCACCAAACAGGGCGAAGTCGAGATGGCTGACCATATGGTCGATCTAAGCAAGATCACCTCGGACCTCTTCATCCTCGGCGGTGTCACCGACCACATCACGCCGTGGAAGGCGACTTATCGTTCGACCCAGCTATTTGGGTCGAAGGACGTCACCTATGTGCTCAGTCAATCCGGTCATATGCAGGCAATCCTGAACCCTCCGGGAAATCCCAAAGCCAAGTATTTCGTTCAGAAGAAGAAGGGTAAGCTCCCGGCAACCGCCGATGAGTGGCTGCAAGGCACCGAAGAGGTCAAAGGTAGCTGGTGGCCATACTGGATGGAGTGGATCCAAAAGCGTTCGGGCAACAAGCAGCCCGCGCCTGCCGAGCTGGGAAGCAAGGCGCATTCCCCAACAGACCCCGCCCCCGGACTCTACGTCGTTGAAGAAGTCTGA
- a CDS encoding alpha/beta fold hydrolase, giving the protein MADAMKDAVVTMEEVGGRTLRVATWRLDQPSDHLPVLFFNGIGANIEAVAPLAEALSERPFIMFDMPGVGESPEPTVPYNPFTMSWTAALLLDRFGVGTVDVMGISWGGGMAQHFAMQHANRTRRVTLIATSAGMLMMPGSPKALTKMANPRRYIDPEFMQKNFETLYGEGLGKSSGKGGHMSRLKPPTTRGYMYQLLCMLGWTSAPALPFLLKQKTLIMMGDDDAIVPLTNGKFLSMLIPNNELVVMEGGGHLFLLSHKDESVAAIRKHLDAPETADEVGAKAA; this is encoded by the coding sequence ATGGCGGATGCTATGAAAGACGCGGTCGTCACCATGGAAGAGGTGGGCGGCCGGACGCTACGGGTTGCTACATGGAGGCTCGATCAGCCCTCCGATCATTTGCCGGTTTTGTTCTTCAACGGCATTGGCGCGAATATCGAAGCCGTTGCTCCGTTGGCCGAGGCGCTTTCAGAGCGCCCCTTCATCATGTTCGACATGCCCGGTGTGGGCGAATCGCCCGAGCCGACCGTGCCTTACAACCCCTTCACGATGAGCTGGACCGCAGCACTGCTTCTCGACCGATTCGGCGTCGGCACTGTCGATGTCATGGGGATCAGCTGGGGCGGCGGCATGGCACAGCATTTCGCCATGCAACATGCAAACCGCACTCGCCGCGTAACGTTGATTGCGACCAGCGCAGGCATGCTGATGATGCCGGGCAGCCCCAAAGCGCTGACAAAGATGGCCAATCCGCGTCGCTACATCGATCCCGAATTCATGCAGAAGAATTTTGAAACGCTCTATGGCGAAGGGCTCGGCAAGAGTTCGGGCAAAGGCGGACATATGTCACGCCTGAAACCGCCGACGACGCGCGGTTACATGTACCAATTGCTGTGTATGCTCGGCTGGACGAGCGCACCCGCCCTACCCTTCCTGCTCAAGCAAAAGACGCTTATCATGATGGGCGATGACGATGCGATTGTGCCGCTAACCAACGGCAAATTCCTGTCGATGCTGATCCCCAACAACGAACTTGTCGTGATGGAAGGCGGCGGACACCTGTTCCTACTCAGCCACAAAGACGAAAGCGTCGCTGCGATCCGCAAACATCTTGATGCGCCGGAGACCGCGGACGAAGTTGGGGCCAAAGCCGCCTAG
- a CDS encoding MFS transporter yields MPPRAHHGSGGALSKTGFAWAVFEWARNPYYILIVIYIFAPYFARDIIGADLLASGDLAALGPDEAQKTANAQGQATIASVTKWAGLIAALTAPFLGAALDRGGRLKPLLAVFLGAITACSALLWFAQPGGAGLPVWAIMTLLVIAYVCYTYSEVTHNAMLSVAGEPQRLSMISGVGLGLGNLAAVLIFVAIAVLFILPGAIQWPFAKPQFGFDLASFDHARIAGPICAVWLAAFSIPFFMNAKDPGVPGASWRTAIVEGFQAVLKTVREATKYPDLMKFLIARMFYQDGMAALLALAAVYVALFLEWGFLNMLCFAIFASAWAFLGGIFGGWLDGKVGVKNALIIEILGMVMAFTLQLSITQESLLFGAIENYQVWDGLVFQSLSDLSYLALVSFVAVTATASISSSRAMLVTLAPPGRSGEFFGLYAIAGTITVWMGPLLVEIFTTAFNDQRIGMASICLLFSAGLAVLLFVRMPQRA; encoded by the coding sequence GTGCCCCCGCGAGCCCATCACGGCAGTGGAGGCGCACTGAGCAAGACCGGGTTCGCTTGGGCTGTCTTCGAATGGGCGCGCAATCCCTATTACATTCTGATCGTTATCTACATTTTCGCGCCGTATTTCGCGCGCGACATTATCGGGGCAGACCTGCTGGCGAGCGGCGACTTGGCCGCGCTGGGGCCGGACGAAGCGCAGAAAACCGCCAATGCTCAGGGGCAAGCGACGATTGCTTCGGTCACAAAATGGGCGGGATTGATCGCGGCGCTCACTGCTCCATTCCTTGGCGCAGCTCTGGATCGTGGTGGGCGTTTGAAGCCACTCCTAGCTGTATTTCTGGGCGCGATCACAGCTTGTTCTGCCCTGCTTTGGTTCGCGCAGCCGGGCGGCGCTGGCCTGCCCGTGTGGGCGATCATGACGCTGCTCGTAATCGCCTATGTCTGCTACACCTATTCCGAGGTCACCCACAATGCGATGCTGTCTGTCGCAGGTGAACCGCAGCGGCTTTCGATGATTTCAGGCGTTGGCTTGGGCCTCGGCAATCTGGCTGCAGTTTTGATCTTTGTCGCGATTGCGGTTCTGTTCATCCTGCCGGGCGCGATCCAGTGGCCCTTTGCGAAGCCGCAATTCGGCTTCGACCTTGCCAGCTTTGATCATGCCCGGATAGCCGGCCCAATATGCGCGGTCTGGTTGGCTGCCTTTTCGATCCCTTTCTTCATGAACGCCAAAGACCCCGGTGTGCCGGGCGCAAGCTGGCGAACGGCTATTGTGGAAGGGTTTCAAGCGGTTCTGAAGACCGTGCGCGAAGCAACCAAATATCCCGACCTGATGAAATTCCTGATCGCACGCATGTTTTATCAGGATGGCATGGCGGCCTTGCTGGCATTGGCGGCCGTTTACGTCGCACTGTTCCTCGAATGGGGCTTCCTCAATATGCTCTGCTTTGCAATCTTCGCATCGGCGTGGGCCTTCCTAGGCGGCATTTTCGGCGGTTGGCTCGATGGCAAGGTCGGCGTGAAGAACGCTCTGATCATCGAGATCTTGGGCATGGTGATGGCCTTCACGCTTCAGCTATCCATCACCCAGGAAAGCCTGCTTTTTGGAGCGATTGAGAATTATCAGGTGTGGGATGGACTGGTCTTTCAGTCACTGTCCGACCTGTCCTACCTCGCTTTGGTCAGTTTCGTTGCTGTCACCGCGACAGCGAGTATCTCGTCAAGCCGAGCAATGCTTGTGACGCTTGCACCGCCGGGCCGCAGCGGTGAATTCTTCGGTCTCTATGCAATCGCCGGGACGATCACCGTTTGGATGGGTCCGCTGCTGGTCGAGATATTCACCACAGCCTTCAACGATCAACGGATCGGCATGGCGTCGATCTGCCTGCTGTTTTCCGCCGGTCTGGCGGTGCTGTTGTTCGTGAGGATGCCGCAGCGGGCCTAA